From Odontesthes bonariensis isolate fOdoBon6 chromosome 21, fOdoBon6.hap1, whole genome shotgun sequence, a single genomic window includes:
- the nprl3 gene encoding GATOR1 complex protein NPRL3 isoform X1, whose translation MMLNPSDGLSDDRKSMYSQPHNNVYKSGDKTSPISVILVSSGSRGNKLLFRYPFQKVAECPSSLSAKQRSPYALNPTGDVLEDQDGDSREQTPLTDEQLVAGFSDIILATILATKSDMCGKKFELKIDNVRFVGHPTLLQHPPIIQVSKTDPSPKREMPTMILFNVVFALRANADPSVISCMHNLSRRIAIALQHEERRCQYLTREAKLMLAVQDEITTMTETDGSPQSPFRQILPKCKLARDLKEAYDSLCTTGVVRLHINNWLEVSFCLPHKIHRIGGNYIPPEALEHSLKAIRPYHALLLLESEKALLSQLPLDCSPAMVRLIKTCSAVKNLQQLAQDADLALLQIFQIAAHLVYWGKAIIIYPLCENNVYMLSPHANICLYSPLAEQFAQQFSGHDLPSMLAKFSLPVSLAEFRNPLEAPAQEAQLIQMVVWMLQHRLLIQLHTYVCLLVQPSEDEPGMKDEELPLAARVGGRSLSTPSALSFGSPTSSDDMTLTSPSMENSSAELLPGGDSPLNKRMTETLLTSLSEHERQVILNIPAAQNPEDLRMFARLLHYFRGHHHLEEIMYNENMRRSQLKTLFDKFRSVLVVTNHEDPIISIFQSPTD comes from the exons atgatgcttaACCCATCAGACGGGTTGTCAGATGACCGAAAATCCATGTACAGTCAGCCACATAATAACGTATATAAAAGCGGAGACAAAACCAGCCCCATAAGCGTTATACTGGTTAGTTCTGGCAGCAGAGGGAACAAACTTCTTTTTCGGTATCCCTTTCAAAAAGTCGCTGAATGTCCGTCATCTCTCTCAG CAAAACAGAGAAGTCCATATGCACTGAACCCGACTGGAGATGTTCTTGAAGACCAGGATGGTGATTCAAG GGAGCAAACTCCTCTAACTGATGAACAGTTGGTAGCAGG GTTCTCAGACATCATCCTCGCCACCATCCTTGCTACCAAGTCTGACATGTGTGGAAAGAAGTTTGAACTGAAGATAGACAATGTTCGTTTTGTGGGTCACCCTACCCTCCTTCAGCATCCTCCCATCATCCAA gtttctAAAACAGATCCTTCACCTAAAAGAGAAATGCCAACGATGATCTTGTTTAATGTGGTGTTTGCACTACGG GCAAATGCCGACCCATCCGTCATCAGCTGCATGCACAACCTGTCTCGGCGCATTGCTATAGCCCTGCAGCACGAGGAGCGCCGCTGCCAGTACCTGACCCGAGAAGCCAAATTGATGCTGGCTGTCCAGGATGAAATTACCACAATGACTGAGA CAGATGGAAGCCCCCAGTCCCCATTTAGGCAAATTCTTCCAAAATGTAAGCTAGCTAGGGACCTGAAGGAAGCTTATGACAG CCTTTGTACAACTGGTGTGGTGCGACTACATATTAACAACTGGCTGGAGGTGAGTTTCTGTTTGCCACACAAGATCCACAGGATTGGTGGCAACTATATCCCCCCAGAGGCATTAGAGCACAGCCTGAAGGCTATAAG GCCATATCATGCCCTGCTGCTACTGGAAAGTGAGAAGGCGTTGCTCAGCCAGCTTCCACTGGACTGCTCACCTGCAATGGTCCGCCTGATAAAAACTTGCTCGGCAGTGAAAAATCTGCAGCAACTCGCTCAGGATGCTGACCTGGCCTTGCTACAG ATCTTTCAAATTGCTGCTCACTTGGTTTACTGGGGCAAGGCCATCATCATCTACCCACTGTGTGAGAATAATGTCTACATGCTGTCTCCACATGCCAACATCTGCCT ATACTCCCCATTGGCAGAGCAGTTTGCCCAGCAGTTCTCTGGTCATGATCTGCCTTCCATGTTAGCCAAGTTCTCACTGCCTGTCTCACTGGCAGAATTCAGAAACCCTCTTGAAGCTCCAGCGCAGGAG GCCCAGCTGATACAGATGGTGGTGTGGATGCTCCAACACCGCCTGCTTATCCAACTGCACACATATGTTTGCCTGTTGGTACAACCCAGTGAGGATGAGCCTGGAATGAAGGATGAAGAACTTCCACTGGCTGCACGAGTGGGAGGCCGAAGTCTCAGCACCCCGAGTGCTCTCAGTTTCGGTTCACCAA CCAGCAGTGATGACATGACCCTAACAAGCCCCAGTATGGAAAACTCCAGTGCTGAGCTGCTGCCTGGTGGAGACTCGCCACTCAACAAAAGGATGACAGAAACCCTGCTCACAAGCCTGTCAGAGCATGAAAGGCAGGTTATTCTTAACATCCCTGCTGCACAAAATCCAGAGGATCTGCGAATGTTTGCCAG GCTGCTGCACTATTTCCGCGGACATCACCACCTGGAAGAAATTATGTACAATGAGAACATGAGGCGCTCGCAGCTAAAAACGCTGTTTGACAAGTTCCGCAGTGTCCTTGTGGTGACTAACCATGAGGATCCCATTATTTCCATCTTTCAATCACCCACGGACTAG
- the LOC142370983 gene encoding hemoglobin subunit beta-A, with protein sequence MVEWTDAERSAITTLWGKIDVGEIGPQALTRLLIVYPWTQRHFGTFGNLSTNAAILGNPKVAQHGKTVMGGLENAVKNMDNIKNVYAKLSVMHSEKLHVDPDNFRTLAECISVVVAAKFGPSVFTPGFQEAWQKFLAVVVSALGRQYH encoded by the exons ATGGTCGAGTGGACAGATGCTGAGCGCAGCGCCATCACAACCCTGTGGGGAAAGATCGATGTTGGGGAGATTGGACCCCAGGCTCTGACCAG ACTCCTGATTGTCTATCCGTGGACTCAGAGACACTTTGGGACATTCGGCAACCTGTCCACCAACGCTGCCATCCTGGGAAATCCTAAGGTGGCCCAGCACGGAAAGACAGTGATGGGTGGGCTGGAGAATGCTGTGAAGAACATGGACAACATCAAGAATGTCTACGCCAAACTGAGCGTTATGCACTCCGAGAAGCTCCACGTGGATCCCGATAACTTCAGG ACTCTTGCTGAATGCATCTCCGTGGTTGTGGCCGCCAAGTTTGGCCCCAGCGTTTTCACCCCAGGTTTCCAGGAGGCCTGGCAGAAGTTCCTGGCTGTGGTCGTTTCTGCCCTGGGCAGACAGTACCACTGA
- the nprl3 gene encoding GATOR1 complex protein NPRL3 isoform X2: MMLNPSDGLSDDRKSMYSQPHNNVYKSGDKTSPISVILVSSGSRGNKLLFRYPFQKVAECPSSLSAKQRSPYALNPTGDVLEDQDGDSREQTPLTDEQLVAGFSDIILATILATKSDMCGKKFELKIDNVRFVGHPTLLQHPPIIQVSKTDPSPKREMPTMILFNVVFALRANADPSVISCMHNLSRRIAIALQHEERRCQYLTREAKLMLAVQDEITTMTENGSPQSPFRQILPKCKLARDLKEAYDSLCTTGVVRLHINNWLEVSFCLPHKIHRIGGNYIPPEALEHSLKAIRPYHALLLLESEKALLSQLPLDCSPAMVRLIKTCSAVKNLQQLAQDADLALLQIFQIAAHLVYWGKAIIIYPLCENNVYMLSPHANICLYSPLAEQFAQQFSGHDLPSMLAKFSLPVSLAEFRNPLEAPAQEAQLIQMVVWMLQHRLLIQLHTYVCLLVQPSEDEPGMKDEELPLAARVGGRSLSTPSALSFGSPTSSDDMTLTSPSMENSSAELLPGGDSPLNKRMTETLLTSLSEHERQVILNIPAAQNPEDLRMFARLLHYFRGHHHLEEIMYNENMRRSQLKTLFDKFRSVLVVTNHEDPIISIFQSPTD; encoded by the exons atgatgcttaACCCATCAGACGGGTTGTCAGATGACCGAAAATCCATGTACAGTCAGCCACATAATAACGTATATAAAAGCGGAGACAAAACCAGCCCCATAAGCGTTATACTGGTTAGTTCTGGCAGCAGAGGGAACAAACTTCTTTTTCGGTATCCCTTTCAAAAAGTCGCTGAATGTCCGTCATCTCTCTCAG CAAAACAGAGAAGTCCATATGCACTGAACCCGACTGGAGATGTTCTTGAAGACCAGGATGGTGATTCAAG GGAGCAAACTCCTCTAACTGATGAACAGTTGGTAGCAGG GTTCTCAGACATCATCCTCGCCACCATCCTTGCTACCAAGTCTGACATGTGTGGAAAGAAGTTTGAACTGAAGATAGACAATGTTCGTTTTGTGGGTCACCCTACCCTCCTTCAGCATCCTCCCATCATCCAA gtttctAAAACAGATCCTTCACCTAAAAGAGAAATGCCAACGATGATCTTGTTTAATGTGGTGTTTGCACTACGG GCAAATGCCGACCCATCCGTCATCAGCTGCATGCACAACCTGTCTCGGCGCATTGCTATAGCCCTGCAGCACGAGGAGCGCCGCTGCCAGTACCTGACCCGAGAAGCCAAATTGATGCTGGCTGTCCAGGATGAAATTACCACAATGACTGAGA ATGGAAGCCCCCAGTCCCCATTTAGGCAAATTCTTCCAAAATGTAAGCTAGCTAGGGACCTGAAGGAAGCTTATGACAG CCTTTGTACAACTGGTGTGGTGCGACTACATATTAACAACTGGCTGGAGGTGAGTTTCTGTTTGCCACACAAGATCCACAGGATTGGTGGCAACTATATCCCCCCAGAGGCATTAGAGCACAGCCTGAAGGCTATAAG GCCATATCATGCCCTGCTGCTACTGGAAAGTGAGAAGGCGTTGCTCAGCCAGCTTCCACTGGACTGCTCACCTGCAATGGTCCGCCTGATAAAAACTTGCTCGGCAGTGAAAAATCTGCAGCAACTCGCTCAGGATGCTGACCTGGCCTTGCTACAG ATCTTTCAAATTGCTGCTCACTTGGTTTACTGGGGCAAGGCCATCATCATCTACCCACTGTGTGAGAATAATGTCTACATGCTGTCTCCACATGCCAACATCTGCCT ATACTCCCCATTGGCAGAGCAGTTTGCCCAGCAGTTCTCTGGTCATGATCTGCCTTCCATGTTAGCCAAGTTCTCACTGCCTGTCTCACTGGCAGAATTCAGAAACCCTCTTGAAGCTCCAGCGCAGGAG GCCCAGCTGATACAGATGGTGGTGTGGATGCTCCAACACCGCCTGCTTATCCAACTGCACACATATGTTTGCCTGTTGGTACAACCCAGTGAGGATGAGCCTGGAATGAAGGATGAAGAACTTCCACTGGCTGCACGAGTGGGAGGCCGAAGTCTCAGCACCCCGAGTGCTCTCAGTTTCGGTTCACCAA CCAGCAGTGATGACATGACCCTAACAAGCCCCAGTATGGAAAACTCCAGTGCTGAGCTGCTGCCTGGTGGAGACTCGCCACTCAACAAAAGGATGACAGAAACCCTGCTCACAAGCCTGTCAGAGCATGAAAGGCAGGTTATTCTTAACATCCCTGCTGCACAAAATCCAGAGGATCTGCGAATGTTTGCCAG GCTGCTGCACTATTTCCGCGGACATCACCACCTGGAAGAAATTATGTACAATGAGAACATGAGGCGCTCGCAGCTAAAAACGCTGTTTGACAAGTTCCGCAGTGTCCTTGTGGTGACTAACCATGAGGATCCCATTATTTCCATCTTTCAATCACCCACGGACTAG
- the nprl3 gene encoding GATOR1 complex protein NPRL3 isoform X3, whose protein sequence is MMLNPSDGLSDDRKSMYSQPHNNVYKSGDKTSPISVILVSSGSRGNKLLFRYPFQKVAECPSSLSAKQRSPYALNPTGDVLEDQDGDSRFSDIILATILATKSDMCGKKFELKIDNVRFVGHPTLLQHPPIIQVSKTDPSPKREMPTMILFNVVFALRANADPSVISCMHNLSRRIAIALQHEERRCQYLTREAKLMLAVQDEITTMTETDGSPQSPFRQILPKCKLARDLKEAYDSLCTTGVVRLHINNWLEVSFCLPHKIHRIGGNYIPPEALEHSLKAIRPYHALLLLESEKALLSQLPLDCSPAMVRLIKTCSAVKNLQQLAQDADLALLQIFQIAAHLVYWGKAIIIYPLCENNVYMLSPHANICLYSPLAEQFAQQFSGHDLPSMLAKFSLPVSLAEFRNPLEAPAQEAQLIQMVVWMLQHRLLIQLHTYVCLLVQPSEDEPGMKDEELPLAARVGGRSLSTPSALSFGSPTSSDDMTLTSPSMENSSAELLPGGDSPLNKRMTETLLTSLSEHERQVILNIPAAQNPEDLRMFARLLHYFRGHHHLEEIMYNENMRRSQLKTLFDKFRSVLVVTNHEDPIISIFQSPTD, encoded by the exons atgatgcttaACCCATCAGACGGGTTGTCAGATGACCGAAAATCCATGTACAGTCAGCCACATAATAACGTATATAAAAGCGGAGACAAAACCAGCCCCATAAGCGTTATACTGGTTAGTTCTGGCAGCAGAGGGAACAAACTTCTTTTTCGGTATCCCTTTCAAAAAGTCGCTGAATGTCCGTCATCTCTCTCAG CAAAACAGAGAAGTCCATATGCACTGAACCCGACTGGAGATGTTCTTGAAGACCAGGATGGTGATTCAAG GTTCTCAGACATCATCCTCGCCACCATCCTTGCTACCAAGTCTGACATGTGTGGAAAGAAGTTTGAACTGAAGATAGACAATGTTCGTTTTGTGGGTCACCCTACCCTCCTTCAGCATCCTCCCATCATCCAA gtttctAAAACAGATCCTTCACCTAAAAGAGAAATGCCAACGATGATCTTGTTTAATGTGGTGTTTGCACTACGG GCAAATGCCGACCCATCCGTCATCAGCTGCATGCACAACCTGTCTCGGCGCATTGCTATAGCCCTGCAGCACGAGGAGCGCCGCTGCCAGTACCTGACCCGAGAAGCCAAATTGATGCTGGCTGTCCAGGATGAAATTACCACAATGACTGAGA CAGATGGAAGCCCCCAGTCCCCATTTAGGCAAATTCTTCCAAAATGTAAGCTAGCTAGGGACCTGAAGGAAGCTTATGACAG CCTTTGTACAACTGGTGTGGTGCGACTACATATTAACAACTGGCTGGAGGTGAGTTTCTGTTTGCCACACAAGATCCACAGGATTGGTGGCAACTATATCCCCCCAGAGGCATTAGAGCACAGCCTGAAGGCTATAAG GCCATATCATGCCCTGCTGCTACTGGAAAGTGAGAAGGCGTTGCTCAGCCAGCTTCCACTGGACTGCTCACCTGCAATGGTCCGCCTGATAAAAACTTGCTCGGCAGTGAAAAATCTGCAGCAACTCGCTCAGGATGCTGACCTGGCCTTGCTACAG ATCTTTCAAATTGCTGCTCACTTGGTTTACTGGGGCAAGGCCATCATCATCTACCCACTGTGTGAGAATAATGTCTACATGCTGTCTCCACATGCCAACATCTGCCT ATACTCCCCATTGGCAGAGCAGTTTGCCCAGCAGTTCTCTGGTCATGATCTGCCTTCCATGTTAGCCAAGTTCTCACTGCCTGTCTCACTGGCAGAATTCAGAAACCCTCTTGAAGCTCCAGCGCAGGAG GCCCAGCTGATACAGATGGTGGTGTGGATGCTCCAACACCGCCTGCTTATCCAACTGCACACATATGTTTGCCTGTTGGTACAACCCAGTGAGGATGAGCCTGGAATGAAGGATGAAGAACTTCCACTGGCTGCACGAGTGGGAGGCCGAAGTCTCAGCACCCCGAGTGCTCTCAGTTTCGGTTCACCAA CCAGCAGTGATGACATGACCCTAACAAGCCCCAGTATGGAAAACTCCAGTGCTGAGCTGCTGCCTGGTGGAGACTCGCCACTCAACAAAAGGATGACAGAAACCCTGCTCACAAGCCTGTCAGAGCATGAAAGGCAGGTTATTCTTAACATCCCTGCTGCACAAAATCCAGAGGATCTGCGAATGTTTGCCAG GCTGCTGCACTATTTCCGCGGACATCACCACCTGGAAGAAATTATGTACAATGAGAACATGAGGCGCTCGCAGCTAAAAACGCTGTTTGACAAGTTCCGCAGTGTCCTTGTGGTGACTAACCATGAGGATCCCATTATTTCCATCTTTCAATCACCCACGGACTAG